One Salmo salar chromosome ssa01, Ssal_v3.1, whole genome shotgun sequence DNA window includes the following coding sequences:
- the LOC106613040 gene encoding semaphorin-4G: MAVCVCATLPALLLLLSYGVCVTVGYPFRPPIDLDVTPRITITTSGLLGCRRFQSSVVNYSTLLLEEDRGLLYVGARGAAFSLNATDISDSTARTIEWEASAEQKQQCLSKGKDNKTECYNHIRFLQRFNSTHLYMCGTYAFRPLCAYIDEGRFKVSSEFEEGREKCPYGPATGYTGLIVDQQMYTASQYEFRGSPDVRRNFPSPTVRTEEAPTRWLDEADFVGSALVRESEGSTTGDDDKIYYFFTEKSQEQTPYYSHIRVARVGRVCKGDRGGLLTLQKRWTSFLKARLVCSLPEYDFHFNVLRSVYTLSGATPHDTLFYGIFGLEWKNVKASAVCQFSLSELQRAFDGPYIENQDSGAKWSEFTGKVPDPRPGSCITDQLRSRGINSSTSLPDDVLNFVRRHPLMSQQVMSTEQRPLLFRRTTDYTQLAAHRVEGLDGQNYHVLFMGTDDGWLHRAVEVKGHLHIIEELQLFDQPQPVDSLVISHTQMSVYVGSPSGVVQLPLSTCSRYTSCYDCVFSRDPYCGWDGQDCVDITAQTDRSNLSQDVLYGNRGCDSDTADELVQHRSRSVMVGDDVLLQCELGSNLATPVWTLSGSELQGYGLDSGFRVGNDGLLVIESRPEQSGEYTCHALENGIRIAVVTYSVTVRLDMPQPQPPPPPMDPTKEDYSYYTPWDSDSSTLDPPPPSTPPSSERPLLPPPPAHLPPTSELLSPRSMEAMYLSMITILGGLCLVLTVVLLYVGFCLRGGHRGKYSLRAAAAASANHADRKKKHRKQHQKRHSSSAHLELKTISSHCNGNGICKSNGVSKQPGDGDTHEGGFLQIVPGEGQSSPNKDPPPPAPPLPPPPQTPHTALNQSECDLQDFPSHNGLSATLPSVLRRMHGNSYVLLRQSEADSSSPLCYSFTEELNRILEKRKHTQLLPKPDESSV, translated from the exons GTCTGTTGGGCTGCAGGCGTTTCCAGTCCTCAGTAGTGAACTACAGTACTCTGCTactagaggaggacaggggtcTTCTCTATGTGGGGGCCCGGGGGGCCGCGTTCTCTCTCAACGCCACAGACATCTCAGACAGCACAGCTCGCACt ATTGAATGGGAAGCCTCGGCGGAGCAAAAACAGCAGTGTTTGAGCAAAGGGAAAGACAATAAG acagAGTGTTATAACCAcatcaggtttctccagagatttAACTCAACTCATCTCTACATGTGTGGGACTTACGCCTTCAGACCTCTCTGTGCATACATA GATGAGGGGAGGTTTAAAGTGTCATCTGAGTTTGAGGAGGGCCGAGAGAAGTGTCCATATGGACCTGCTACAGGCTACACTGGCCTCATCGTAG ACCAGCAGATGTACACAGCGTCTCAGTATGAGTTCCGGGGCTCTCCGGACGTCCGACGTAACTTCCCCTCCCCCACAGTGAGGACAGAGGAGGCACCCACACGCTGGTTAGATG AGGCTGACTTTGTGGGCAGTGCCCTGGTGAGGGAGAGTGAGGGCAGTACCACCGGAGATGACGATAAAATCTACTACTTCTTTACCGAGAAGAGCCAGGAGCAGACACCATACTACAGCCACATTAGAGTGGCACGGGTTGGACGAGTCTGTAAG GGAGACCGTGGAGGTCTTCTGACCCTCCAGAAGAGGTGGACATCGTTCCTGAAGGCCAGACTGGTGTGTTCCCTGCCGGAATATGACTTCCACTTCAACGTGTTGAGGAGTGTGTACACGCTGTCGGGGGCCACACCTCACGACACGCTGTTCTACGGCATCTTTGGACTCGAGTG gAAGAACGTGAAGGCGTCGGCAGTGTGCCAGTTTTCTCTGTCTGAGCTCCAGCGGGCCTTTGATGGGCCCTACATAGAGAACCAGGACTCTGGAGCAAAATGGAGCGAGTTCACTGGCAAGGTCCCTGACCCACGACCTGGATCA TGTATAACAGACCAGTTGAGATCCAGAGGTATCAACTCCTCCACCTCCCTGCCAGACGACGTGTTGAACTTTGTGAGGAGACACCCTCTGATGTCCCAGCAAGTCATGTCTACAGAGCAGCGCCCCCTGTTGTTCAGGAGGACCACCGACTACACCCAGCTGGCGGCTCACAGGGTGGAGGGGCTGGACGGGCAGAACTACCATGTTCTGTTCATGGGCACAG ACGATGGCTGGCTGCACAGAGCTGTGGAGGTCAAGGGTCATCTACACATCATAGAGGAGCTTCAGCTGTTTGATCAACCACAGCCTGTGGATAGCCTGgtcatctcacacacacag aTGAGTGTGTATGTAGGTTCTCCCTCTGGTGTGGTCCAGCTACCTCTCTCCACCTGTAGCAGGTACACCTCCTGTTACGACTGTGTCTTCTCCCGGGACCCTTACTGTGGCTGGGATGGACAGGACTGTGTGGACATCACAGCACAgactgacag GTCTAACCTGAGTCAGGACGTCCTGTATGGAAACAGAGGATGTGACAGCGACACAGCAGACG AGCTGGTCCAGCACCGGAGCCGGTCTGTGATGGTGGGAGATGACGTGCTGCTCCAGTGTGAACTCGGCTCCAACCTGGCAACCCCAGTGTGGACTCTGAGCGGGTCAGAGCTGCAGGGCTACGGCCTGGACTCCGGCTTCAGAGTGGGAAACGATGGCCTCCTGGTCATTGAGTCCCGACCTGAGCAGAGCGGCGAGTACACCTGCCACGCCCTCGAGAACGGCATCCGGATCGCCGTGGTTACGTACTCTGTGACAGTTCGTTTAGACatgccccaaccccaaccccctccCCCGCCCATGGACCCCACCAAGGAAGACTACTCCTACTACACCCCCTGGGACTCTGACTCATCCACCCTTGACCCCCCTCCACCCAGCACACCCCCCTCCTCAGAGAGGCCCCTGCTACCCCCTCCCCCGGCCCATCTCCCCCCCACCTCGGAGCTGCTCTCCCCCAGGAGCATGGAGGCTATGTACCTGTCCATGATCACCATCCTGGGGGGTCTGTGTCTGGTTCTCACCGTGGTTCTCCTCTACGTGGGCTTCTGTCTTCGGGGCGGCCACAGGGGGAAGTACTCTCTCCGCGCTGCCGCCGCCGCCTCTGCCAATCACGCGGACAGGAAGAAAAAACACAGGAAGCAGCATCAGAAACGGCACAGTAGCTCCGCCCACCTAGAGCTCAAGACCATCTCCAGCCACTGTAATGGGAATGGGATCTGTAAAAGTAACGGTGTCTCCAAACAACCGGGGGATGGTGACACGCATGAAGGGGGCTTCCTCCAGATCGTCCCTGGGGAGGGCCAGTCGTCCCCCAACAAGGACCCCCCACCCcctgcccctcctctccccccgccTCCTCAGACCCCCCACACCGCCCTCAACCAATCAGAGTGTGACTTGCAAGACTTCCCCAGCCACAACGGCCTATCGGCGACGTTACCCAGTGTCTTGCGGAGGATGCACGGTAACAGCTACGTGTTGTTAAGACAGAGTGAAGCAGACagcagctctcctctctgctACTCCTTCACTGAGGAACTCAACAGGATCCTAGAGAAGAGGAAGCACACACAGCTGCTGCCCAAACCGGACGAGAGCTCTGTGTAG
- the LOC106613051 gene encoding tubulin beta chain-like isoform X1: MREIVYIQAGQCGNQIGAKFWEVISEEHGINCTGDYVGDSKLQLDKISVYFNESPCQSGAGNNWAKGHYTEGAELVEAVMDVVRKEADNCDCLQGFQLTHSLGGGTGSGMGTLLINKIQEEYPDRMMATFSVVPSPKVSETVVEPYNATLSVHQLLDNTDETFCIDNEAIYDICFRKLKLPTPTYGDLNHLVSATMSGVTTCLRFPGQLNADLRKLAVNMVPFPRLHFFIPGFAPLTNRGGLQYCALTVPELTQQAFDAKNMMAACDPRNGRYLTAAMVFRGHMSMREVDEQMLAIQNKNSSYFVDWIPNNIKTAVYNIPPPGLKMSATFIGNSTAIQELFKRLSEQFTAMFRRKAFLHWYTGEGMDEMEFTEAESNMNDLVSEYQQYQDATAEEVVFEDEEEEKGIV, translated from the exons ATGCGAGAAATCGTTTACATTCAAGCTGGCCAGTGTGGCAACCAGATCGGCGCAAAG TTCTGGGAGGTGATTAGTGAGGAGCATGGAATCAACTGCACTGGGGACTATGTGGGCGACTCAAAACTTCAGCTGGACAAGATCAGTGTCTACTTCAACGAATCCCcgt GTCAGAGTGGAGCTGGTAACAACTGGGCTAAGGGCCACTACACGGAGGGAGCTGAGCTAGTGGAAGCAGTGATGGATGTGGTGAGGAAGGAGGCAGATAACTGTGACTGTCTCCAGGGCTTCCAGCTTACCCACTCCCTGGGCGGGGGCACAGGCTCTGGCATGGGGACCCTACTCATCAACAAGATCCAGGAGGAGTACCCCGACCGTATGATGGCCACCTTCAGCGTGGTCCCCTCCCCTAAGGTGTCGGAAACGGTGGTGGAGCCCTACAATGCCACCCTCTCTGTTCACCAGCTTCTAGATAATACAGACGAAACTTTCTGCATCGACAATGAGGCGATCTACGACATCTGCTTCCGCAAGCTCAAGCTCCCCACACCCACCTACGGAGACCTCAACCACCTGGTGTCGGCCACCATGAGCGGGGTGACCACATGCCTTCGTTTCCCAGGCCAGCTCAACGCCGACCTCCGCAAGCTGGCCGTCAACATGGTACCCTTCCCCCGCCTGCACTTCTTCATACCGGGCTTCGCCCCGCTCACTAACAGGGGGGGCCTGCAGTACTGTGCCCTCACCGTGCCTGAACTCACCCAGCAGGCGTTCGACGCCAAGAACATGATGGCAGCCTGTGACCCGCGTAACGGGCGCTACCTCACAGCAGCGATGGTGTTCCGGGGTCACATGTCTATGAGGGAGGTGGACGAGCAGATGCTGGCTATTCAGAACAAGAACAGCAGCTACTTTGTGGACTGGATCCCCAACAACATTAAGACAGCGGTGTATAATATCCCACCCCCTGGACTCAAGATGTCCGCCACCTTCATAGGCAACAGCACAGCCATCCAGGAGCTGTTCAAGCGTCTCTCTGAGCAGTTCACCGCCATGTTCCGTCGCAAGGCTTTCCTGCACTGGTACACCGGAGAGGGAATGGACGAGATGGAGTTCACCGAGGCCGAGAGCAACATGAATGACCTGGTGTCTGAGTACCAGCAGTACCAGGATGCCACCGCTGAGGAGGTGGTGTTTGAGGATGAAGAGGAAGAAAAAGGAATAGTCTGA
- the LOC106613051 gene encoding tubulin beta chain-like isoform X2, whose translation MREIVYIQAGQCGNQIGAKYVPRSILVDLEPGTMDSVRCGHIGQLFKPDNFIFGQSGAGNNWAKGHYTEGAELVEAVMDVVRKEADNCDCLQGFQLTHSLGGGTGSGMGTLLINKIQEEYPDRMMATFSVVPSPKVSETVVEPYNATLSVHQLLDNTDETFCIDNEAIYDICFRKLKLPTPTYGDLNHLVSATMSGVTTCLRFPGQLNADLRKLAVNMVPFPRLHFFIPGFAPLTNRGGLQYCALTVPELTQQAFDAKNMMAACDPRNGRYLTAAMVFRGHMSMREVDEQMLAIQNKNSSYFVDWIPNNIKTAVYNIPPPGLKMSATFIGNSTAIQELFKRLSEQFTAMFRRKAFLHWYTGEGMDEMEFTEAESNMNDLVSEYQQYQDATAEEVVFEDEEEEKGIV comes from the exons ATGCGAGAAATCGTTTACATTCAAGCTGGCCAGTGTGGCAACCAGATCGGCGCAAAG TATGTCCCCAGATCCATCCTAGTGGACCTGGAGCCAGGAACCATGGACAGTGTGCGCTGTGGACACATAGGACAGCTCTTTAAACCGGACAATTTCATCTTCG GTCAGAGTGGAGCTGGTAACAACTGGGCTAAGGGCCACTACACGGAGGGAGCTGAGCTAGTGGAAGCAGTGATGGATGTGGTGAGGAAGGAGGCAGATAACTGTGACTGTCTCCAGGGCTTCCAGCTTACCCACTCCCTGGGCGGGGGCACAGGCTCTGGCATGGGGACCCTACTCATCAACAAGATCCAGGAGGAGTACCCCGACCGTATGATGGCCACCTTCAGCGTGGTCCCCTCCCCTAAGGTGTCGGAAACGGTGGTGGAGCCCTACAATGCCACCCTCTCTGTTCACCAGCTTCTAGATAATACAGACGAAACTTTCTGCATCGACAATGAGGCGATCTACGACATCTGCTTCCGCAAGCTCAAGCTCCCCACACCCACCTACGGAGACCTCAACCACCTGGTGTCGGCCACCATGAGCGGGGTGACCACATGCCTTCGTTTCCCAGGCCAGCTCAACGCCGACCTCCGCAAGCTGGCCGTCAACATGGTACCCTTCCCCCGCCTGCACTTCTTCATACCGGGCTTCGCCCCGCTCACTAACAGGGGGGGCCTGCAGTACTGTGCCCTCACCGTGCCTGAACTCACCCAGCAGGCGTTCGACGCCAAGAACATGATGGCAGCCTGTGACCCGCGTAACGGGCGCTACCTCACAGCAGCGATGGTGTTCCGGGGTCACATGTCTATGAGGGAGGTGGACGAGCAGATGCTGGCTATTCAGAACAAGAACAGCAGCTACTTTGTGGACTGGATCCCCAACAACATTAAGACAGCGGTGTATAATATCCCACCCCCTGGACTCAAGATGTCCGCCACCTTCATAGGCAACAGCACAGCCATCCAGGAGCTGTTCAAGCGTCTCTCTGAGCAGTTCACCGCCATGTTCCGTCGCAAGGCTTTCCTGCACTGGTACACCGGAGAGGGAATGGACGAGATGGAGTTCACCGAGGCCGAGAGCAACATGAATGACCTGGTGTCTGAGTACCAGCAGTACCAGGATGCCACCGCTGAGGAGGTGGTGTTTGAGGATGAAGAGGAAGAAAAAGGAATAGTCTGA